One Homo sapiens chromosome 3, GRCh38.p14 Primary Assembly genomic window carries:
- the CNBP gene encoding CCHC-type zinc finger nucleic acid binding protein isoform 5 (isoform 5 is encoded by transcript variant 5): MSSNECFKCGRSGHWARECPTGGGRGRGMRSRGRGFQFVSSSLPDICYRCGESGHLAKDCDLQEDEACYNCGRGGHIAKDCKEPKREREQCCYNCGKPGHLARDCDHADEQKCYSCGEFGHIQKDCTKVKCYRCGETGHVAINCSKTSEVNCYRCGESGHLARECTIEATA; this comes from the exons ATGAGCAGCAATGAGTGCTTCAAGTGTGGACGATCTGGCCACTGGGCCCGGGAATGTCCTACTGGTGGAGGCCGTGGTCGTGGAATGAGAAGCCGTGGCAGAG GTTTCCAGTTTGTTTCCTCGTCTCTTCCAGACATTTGTTATCGCTGTGGTGAGTCTGGTCATCTTGCCAAGGATTGTGATCTTCAGGAGGATG AAGCCTGCTATAACTGCGGTAGAGGTGGCCACATTGCCAAGGACTGCAAGGAGCCCAAGAGAGAGCGAGAGCAATGCTGCTACAACTGTGGCAAACCAGGCCATCTGGCTCGTGACTGCGACCATGCAGATGAGCAGAAATGCTATTCTTGTGGAGAATTCGGACACATTCAAAAAGACTGCACCAAAGTGAAGTGCTATAG gtgTGGTGAAACTGGTCATGTAGCCATCAACTGCAGCAAGACAAGTGAAGTCAACTGTTACCGCTGTGGCGAGTCAGGGCACCTTGCACGGGAATGCACAATTGAGGCTACAgcctaa
- the CNBP gene encoding CCHC-type zinc finger nucleic acid binding protein isoform 1 (isoform 1 is encoded by transcript variant 1), giving the protein MSSNECFKCGRSGHWARECPTGGGRGRGMRSRGRGGFTSDRGFQFVSSSLPDICYRCGESGHLAKDCDLQEDVEACYNCGRGGHIAKDCKEPKREREQCCYNCGKPGHLARDCDHADEQKCYSCGEFGHIQKDCTKVKCYRCGETGHVAINCSKTSEVNCYRCGESGHLARECTIEATA; this is encoded by the exons ATGAGCAGCAATGAGTGCTTCAAGTGTGGACGATCTGGCCACTGGGCCCGGGAATGTCCTACTGGTGGAGGCCGTGGTCGTGGAATGAGAAGCCGTGGCAGAGGTGGTTTTACCTCGGATAGAG GTTTCCAGTTTGTTTCCTCGTCTCTTCCAGACATTTGTTATCGCTGTGGTGAGTCTGGTCATCTTGCCAAGGATTGTGATCTTCAGGAGGATG TTGAAGCCTGCTATAACTGCGGTAGAGGTGGCCACATTGCCAAGGACTGCAAGGAGCCCAAGAGAGAGCGAGAGCAATGCTGCTACAACTGTGGCAAACCAGGCCATCTGGCTCGTGACTGCGACCATGCAGATGAGCAGAAATGCTATTCTTGTGGAGAATTCGGACACATTCAAAAAGACTGCACCAAAGTGAAGTGCTATAG gtgTGGTGAAACTGGTCATGTAGCCATCAACTGCAGCAAGACAAGTGAAGTCAACTGTTACCGCTGTGGCGAGTCAGGGCACCTTGCACGGGAATGCACAATTGAGGCTACAgcctaa
- the CNBP gene encoding CCHC-type zinc finger nucleic acid binding protein isoform 4 (isoform 4 is encoded by transcript variant 4) codes for MSSNECFKCGRSGHWARECPTGGGRGRGMRSRGRGFQFVSSSLPDICYRCGESGHLAKDCDLQEDVEACYNCGRGGHIAKDCKEPKREREQCCYNCGKPGHLARDCDHADEQKCYSCGEFGHIQKDCTKVKCYRCGETGHVAINCSKTSEVNCYRCGESGHLARECTIEATA; via the exons ATGAGCAGCAATGAGTGCTTCAAGTGTGGACGATCTGGCCACTGGGCCCGGGAATGTCCTACTGGTGGAGGCCGTGGTCGTGGAATGAGAAGCCGTGGCAGAG GTTTCCAGTTTGTTTCCTCGTCTCTTCCAGACATTTGTTATCGCTGTGGTGAGTCTGGTCATCTTGCCAAGGATTGTGATCTTCAGGAGGATG TTGAAGCCTGCTATAACTGCGGTAGAGGTGGCCACATTGCCAAGGACTGCAAGGAGCCCAAGAGAGAGCGAGAGCAATGCTGCTACAACTGTGGCAAACCAGGCCATCTGGCTCGTGACTGCGACCATGCAGATGAGCAGAAATGCTATTCTTGTGGAGAATTCGGACACATTCAAAAAGACTGCACCAAAGTGAAGTGCTATAG gtgTGGTGAAACTGGTCATGTAGCCATCAACTGCAGCAAGACAAGTGAAGTCAACTGTTACCGCTGTGGCGAGTCAGGGCACCTTGCACGGGAATGCACAATTGAGGCTACAgcctaa
- the CNBP gene encoding CCHC-type zinc finger nucleic acid binding protein isoform 3 (isoform 3 is encoded by transcript variant 3): MSSNECFKCGRSGHWARECPTGGGRGRGMRSRGRGGFTSDRGFQFVSSSLPDICYRCGESGHLAKDCDLQEDACYNCGRGGHIAKDCKEPKREREQCCYNCGKPGHLARDCDHADEQKCYSCGEFGHIQKDCTKVKCYRCGETGHVAINCSKTSEVNCYRCGESGHLARECTIEATA, encoded by the exons ATGAGCAGCAATGAGTGCTTCAAGTGTGGACGATCTGGCCACTGGGCCCGGGAATGTCCTACTGGTGGAGGCCGTGGTCGTGGAATGAGAAGCCGTGGCAGAGGTGGTTTTACCTCGGATAGAG GTTTCCAGTTTGTTTCCTCGTCTCTTCCAGACATTTGTTATCGCTGTGGTGAGTCTGGTCATCTTGCCAAGGATTGTGATCTTCAGGAGGATG CCTGCTATAACTGCGGTAGAGGTGGCCACATTGCCAAGGACTGCAAGGAGCCCAAGAGAGAGCGAGAGCAATGCTGCTACAACTGTGGCAAACCAGGCCATCTGGCTCGTGACTGCGACCATGCAGATGAGCAGAAATGCTATTCTTGTGGAGAATTCGGACACATTCAAAAAGACTGCACCAAAGTGAAGTGCTATAG gtgTGGTGAAACTGGTCATGTAGCCATCAACTGCAGCAAGACAAGTGAAGTCAACTGTTACCGCTGTGGCGAGTCAGGGCACCTTGCACGGGAATGCACAATTGAGGCTACAgcctaa
- the CNBP gene encoding CCHC-type zinc finger nucleic acid binding protein isoform 2 (isoform 2 is encoded by transcript variant 2) — translation MSSNECFKCGRSGHWARECPTGGGRGRGMRSRGRGGFTSDRGFQFVSSSLPDICYRCGESGHLAKDCDLQEDEACYNCGRGGHIAKDCKEPKREREQCCYNCGKPGHLARDCDHADEQKCYSCGEFGHIQKDCTKVKCYRCGETGHVAINCSKTSEVNCYRCGESGHLARECTIEATA, via the exons ATGAGCAGCAATGAGTGCTTCAAGTGTGGACGATCTGGCCACTGGGCCCGGGAATGTCCTACTGGTGGAGGCCGTGGTCGTGGAATGAGAAGCCGTGGCAGAGGTGGTTTTACCTCGGATAGAG GTTTCCAGTTTGTTTCCTCGTCTCTTCCAGACATTTGTTATCGCTGTGGTGAGTCTGGTCATCTTGCCAAGGATTGTGATCTTCAGGAGGATG AAGCCTGCTATAACTGCGGTAGAGGTGGCCACATTGCCAAGGACTGCAAGGAGCCCAAGAGAGAGCGAGAGCAATGCTGCTACAACTGTGGCAAACCAGGCCATCTGGCTCGTGACTGCGACCATGCAGATGAGCAGAAATGCTATTCTTGTGGAGAATTCGGACACATTCAAAAAGACTGCACCAAAGTGAAGTGCTATAG gtgTGGTGAAACTGGTCATGTAGCCATCAACTGCAGCAAGACAAGTGAAGTCAACTGTTACCGCTGTGGCGAGTCAGGGCACCTTGCACGGGAATGCACAATTGAGGCTACAgcctaa
- the CNBP gene encoding CCHC-type zinc finger nucleic acid binding protein isoform 6 (isoform 6 is encoded by transcript variant 6): protein MSSNECFKCGRSGHWARECPTGGGRGRGMRSRGRGFQFVSSSLPDICYRCGESGHLAKDCDLQEDACYNCGRGGHIAKDCKEPKREREQCCYNCGKPGHLARDCDHADEQKCYSCGEFGHIQKDCTKVKCYRCGETGHVAINCSKTSEVNCYRCGESGHLARECTIEATA from the exons ATGAGCAGCAATGAGTGCTTCAAGTGTGGACGATCTGGCCACTGGGCCCGGGAATGTCCTACTGGTGGAGGCCGTGGTCGTGGAATGAGAAGCCGTGGCAGAG GTTTCCAGTTTGTTTCCTCGTCTCTTCCAGACATTTGTTATCGCTGTGGTGAGTCTGGTCATCTTGCCAAGGATTGTGATCTTCAGGAGGATG CCTGCTATAACTGCGGTAGAGGTGGCCACATTGCCAAGGACTGCAAGGAGCCCAAGAGAGAGCGAGAGCAATGCTGCTACAACTGTGGCAAACCAGGCCATCTGGCTCGTGACTGCGACCATGCAGATGAGCAGAAATGCTATTCTTGTGGAGAATTCGGACACATTCAAAAAGACTGCACCAAAGTGAAGTGCTATAG gtgTGGTGAAACTGGTCATGTAGCCATCAACTGCAGCAAGACAAGTGAAGTCAACTGTTACCGCTGTGGCGAGTCAGGGCACCTTGCACGGGAATGCACAATTGAGGCTACAgcctaa